A part of Arthrobacter dokdonellae genomic DNA contains:
- a CDS encoding SCO6880 family protein, producing MTEDSNALQPVSFPRHERRGVIMGLQWYQLALAAGGILMAGVSSAIDGPAAFLGSSPAWIFLLLFGILQYARTPYPLWALTGTRFLVRKLTGQTAYFLPTMDPVPVGTLVLPGGLASLAIHRTAFGECFVVDAQAHEAFAVLRCRAGAFALLDDDDKAYAVQAWSRVQAALAKRPVVARIAIQDHTVQFPATALQDYYDQQVTSRGGEIPASGWGDSSYKDLIAAAGTASSHEILLTLVVNTAKARRRIHDAGGGTKGLEHTLRSEIQALRTGLKTHGVIVEEWLGDRGFAAVLRGAFDPESVMRTSQRTGDFKGVDPGQAGPVALEEHWSYIRTDSGFHQTFWVAEWPRQKVFPGFLHPLVYVGGFRHTVTQVIKAIPTDQALKDIRSAHEAHETRRRINTKFDRPTTREQRAEEEEVQRREEEIVAGHGDVRPAAYVTITGDSLEELSSHRQELESAAASAFVDLRLLVGEQWPAFIAGGLPLGRGLK from the coding sequence ATGACTGAGGACAGCAACGCCTTGCAACCGGTGAGTTTTCCCCGGCACGAACGCCGCGGCGTCATCATGGGGTTGCAGTGGTACCAGCTTGCCCTCGCCGCAGGCGGCATCCTCATGGCAGGTGTGTCCTCGGCCATCGACGGACCAGCCGCATTCCTTGGCTCCAGCCCGGCGTGGATCTTCCTGCTGCTCTTTGGCATCCTGCAATATGCGAGAACGCCGTATCCCCTCTGGGCGCTGACCGGGACCCGGTTCCTTGTGAGGAAGCTGACCGGGCAGACCGCCTATTTCCTGCCCACCATGGACCCAGTCCCGGTCGGAACTCTGGTCCTTCCCGGCGGGCTAGCGTCCTTGGCCATCCACCGCACTGCCTTCGGTGAATGCTTTGTTGTGGATGCCCAGGCCCACGAGGCCTTCGCCGTCCTGCGCTGCCGCGCTGGCGCTTTCGCACTGCTGGATGATGACGACAAGGCTTACGCCGTCCAGGCCTGGTCACGGGTGCAGGCCGCCCTGGCCAAGCGGCCCGTCGTAGCCAGGATCGCCATTCAGGACCACACCGTCCAGTTCCCGGCCACCGCGCTCCAAGACTATTACGACCAGCAAGTCACCTCCCGTGGCGGCGAAATCCCCGCCTCCGGCTGGGGGGACAGCTCCTACAAGGACCTCATCGCCGCGGCCGGAACGGCATCGAGCCATGAAATCCTCCTGACCTTGGTGGTGAACACCGCCAAGGCCCGGCGCCGGATCCACGACGCCGGCGGCGGTACAAAAGGGCTGGAGCATACCCTGCGCTCAGAAATCCAGGCCCTGCGCACCGGGCTCAAAACCCACGGGGTGATCGTGGAGGAATGGCTGGGGGACCGGGGCTTCGCTGCAGTCCTGCGGGGAGCGTTTGACCCGGAATCGGTCATGCGAACCTCCCAACGGACAGGCGACTTCAAGGGCGTGGACCCGGGCCAGGCCGGCCCCGTGGCTTTGGAAGAACATTGGTCCTACATTCGCACCGACAGTGGCTTCCACCAAACCTTTTGGGTCGCGGAATGGCCACGCCAAAAAGTTTTCCCGGGATTCCTGCACCCGCTGGTCTACGTCGGCGGCTTCCGGCACACCGTCACCCAGGTCATCAAGGCCATCCCCACCGACCAGGCACTCAAGGACATCCGCTCGGCCCACGAAGCGCATGAGACACGTCGGCGGATCAATACAAAGTTTGACCGCCCCACCACACGCGAACAACGGGCCGAGGAAGAAGAAGTCCAACGGCGCGAGGAAGAGATCGTCGCCGGCCACGGGGACGTCCGCCCCGCCGCATACGTCACCATCACCGGCGACTCCCTGGAGGAACTCTCCAGCCACCGGCAGGAACTCGAATCAGCCGCCGCCAGCGCTTTCGTCGATCTGAGGCTGCTCGTGGGTGAACAGTGGCCTGCCTTCATCGCCGGAGGACTGCCCCTGGGAAGGGGACTGAAATGA
- a CDS encoding SLATT domain-containing protein, with the protein MIELDRIADRSYKTYKARLKAAERLQARQRAWNTSLLALAVATTIASIALLSDDRMYGSAGPTVLVCVSVAALVASLVVAGLNYGVRSRDMFMNYRAIQRLSVEAEAQQQRGVFDDDSVRKLSERYNALLDDSENHTSADYGFSDPTAAVSKWTLRATRVLTFLPYIALVVPILVVLPFAAWAFRGGQ; encoded by the coding sequence ATGATTGAACTTGACCGAATCGCCGACCGGTCCTACAAAACTTACAAAGCGCGTTTGAAAGCGGCGGAGCGTCTTCAAGCTCGCCAACGTGCTTGGAATACGAGTCTGCTTGCCTTAGCCGTTGCGACTACTATCGCATCAATCGCTCTACTGAGCGACGATCGAATGTATGGTTCTGCTGGGCCGACTGTGCTGGTGTGTGTTTCCGTTGCGGCCCTGGTGGCATCCCTTGTCGTAGCCGGACTCAACTACGGTGTCCGAAGCCGGGACATGTTCATGAACTATCGGGCGATCCAACGGCTTTCCGTAGAGGCAGAGGCGCAACAACAGCGTGGAGTTTTCGATGACGATAGCGTTCGCAAGCTTTCCGAACGCTACAACGCATTGCTGGATGACTCGGAGAACCACACCTCGGCGGACTACGGATTCTCAGACCCGACCGCTGCCGTGAGTAAATGGACCCTTCGAGCAACACGAGTTCTCACATTTCTTCCTTACATCGCGTTAGTGGTTCCCATCCTCGTCGTCTTGCCTTTTGCCGCCTGGGCATTTCGGGGAGGCCAGTAG
- a CDS encoding type IV secretion system protein, producing MESLASWLWSFISGAFGVSNVDDSQWTAVQGLTSWWVVVMMTPLVAVMILQLVSGLISQQARRIWRALIGGFVAVPVVSGAVYLMQALTHVSDSASTALLATMGSDPYVVFMRLFGFKHGTAGSGQAWIATPFGAQSTTGNPAIGTIVITVMATLIVWVLAFILMCSMIFRSFALIVLAAVAPVALMLMPWEKTKSWAGRWCEVVVALLLAKPLAATILAVAVRLYANSTSFAGMAAGAVGMTLACAAPLMALKLVGFAGGELAAAAQSAGGGHVAQQSSRFASRQLGQQLHNHHMLTSGRGGQSPKVVQSSAKPETAHVKDPAVSSSTSSPDKPKIQQRPGASATPQAPTSTAPDPGQASATETPNRQQTTGQPRAPQSSPTGSPTATGRSTMTPPQQAGPGVPHPGGGPSSPGTARPGPSSGPKPRPPASGPGNPPIRPPHTGGHHD from the coding sequence TTGGAGAGCCTGGCCTCTTGGCTGTGGTCCTTCATCTCCGGGGCATTCGGTGTCTCCAATGTCGACGATTCCCAGTGGACGGCGGTCCAGGGACTGACGAGCTGGTGGGTCGTTGTCATGATGACGCCGTTGGTGGCCGTCATGATCCTGCAACTGGTCTCGGGCCTCATCTCGCAACAAGCACGCCGGATCTGGCGCGCCCTGATCGGCGGCTTCGTCGCCGTGCCCGTCGTCAGCGGCGCCGTCTACCTGATGCAGGCCCTGACCCATGTCAGCGACAGCGCCTCGACAGCACTGCTGGCCACGATGGGATCTGACCCTTACGTGGTCTTCATGCGCCTCTTTGGGTTCAAGCATGGCACGGCCGGTTCCGGTCAAGCCTGGATTGCCACACCGTTCGGAGCGCAGTCCACAACAGGGAACCCAGCCATCGGCACCATCGTCATCACGGTGATGGCGACACTCATTGTCTGGGTTCTGGCGTTCATCCTGATGTGCTCGATGATCTTCCGCTCGTTCGCCCTGATCGTGCTGGCCGCCGTCGCCCCCGTCGCCCTGATGCTCATGCCGTGGGAGAAGACCAAGTCCTGGGCCGGGCGGTGGTGCGAGGTCGTCGTCGCCCTGCTGCTCGCCAAACCCTTGGCTGCGACAATTCTGGCCGTGGCCGTCAGACTGTACGCGAACTCCACCTCCTTTGCCGGAATGGCGGCCGGCGCAGTGGGCATGACCCTCGCCTGCGCAGCACCGCTGATGGCCTTAAAACTTGTCGGATTCGCCGGTGGCGAGCTGGCCGCCGCAGCACAATCAGCCGGCGGAGGTCATGTAGCACAACAAAGCTCAAGATTCGCCAGCCGACAGCTGGGACAGCAGCTGCACAACCATCACATGCTGACATCCGGCCGAGGTGGTCAAAGCCCCAAAGTGGTGCAATCCAGCGCGAAGCCTGAGACGGCCCACGTGAAGGATCCTGCTGTTTCCAGCTCGACATCCTCCCCGGACAAGCCCAAGATTCAGCAACGCCCCGGCGCATCGGCGACTCCGCAGGCTCCGACCTCCACTGCGCCGGACCCAGGCCAGGCATCGGCAACCGAAACTCCAAATCGACAGCAAACAACGGGCCAGCCCCGTGCGCCCCAGTCATCGCCAACAGGTAGCCCTACCGCGACAGGGAGGAGCACGATGACTCCACCACAGCAGGCGGGCCCCGGCGTGCCGCACCCAGGAGGCGGCCCGTCGAGTCCCGGCACCGCACGTCCTGGCCCATCATCTGGGCCCAAGCCGCGGCCACCGGCGTCCGGGCCCGGCAACCCACCCATCAGACCGCCCCACACTGGAGGACATCATGACTGA
- a CDS encoding ArdC-like ssDNA-binding domain-containing protein encodes MYEVGQHPTSPRQSNEDRLTGLTQQLHTLLENAVSTPGRWHMLLDTSATLWRYSGGNIALLMAQMEERGQQQPLLVAGFREWERHGRNVVKGEHALWVLAPRTASRSTGAEPDGDAKPGTPAAEPAGSGDEKGDRRKIVGWRTQAVFDVSQTEGQPIYIPRPIQGVGSSPMGLWPSLVKFAQGKGFTVEQSTSQYGMASGYTDFANKKIQIGAWLGPEQRLAVLAHELGHVCLHGPNDKLGQLYGSGLDHRGLAEVEAESVAYTVLRAHGIDRSAQSGSYLAGWADQVLAVEQTSAAGKTIEKGPASRLEIARSTLARVTSACRSILEVTDPDNLGGKPATAGMAVACERGDLTGPMTGRQATDLASKIDAS; translated from the coding sequence ATGTACGAAGTGGGCCAACACCCGACCTCCCCACGTCAGAGCAACGAAGACCGGCTGACCGGGCTGACCCAACAACTGCACACCCTGTTGGAGAACGCCGTTTCGACTCCCGGGCGCTGGCACATGCTCCTGGACACCTCGGCAACACTGTGGCGGTACTCGGGGGGCAACATCGCTCTGCTCATGGCACAAATGGAGGAACGCGGGCAGCAACAGCCTCTGCTTGTGGCTGGGTTCCGTGAGTGGGAACGCCACGGCCGCAACGTCGTCAAAGGCGAGCACGCACTGTGGGTCCTTGCGCCTCGAACAGCATCCAGGAGCACGGGCGCGGAACCGGACGGCGACGCCAAGCCAGGGACTCCCGCTGCAGAGCCAGCAGGCTCAGGCGACGAGAAAGGTGACCGTAGAAAGATCGTCGGTTGGCGGACCCAAGCTGTCTTTGACGTGTCCCAAACAGAGGGGCAACCCATCTACATTCCCAGGCCCATACAAGGCGTGGGATCCTCACCAATGGGCCTGTGGCCATCACTGGTGAAATTTGCACAAGGCAAAGGATTCACCGTTGAACAATCCACGAGCCAATACGGTATGGCCAGTGGATACACCGACTTTGCGAACAAGAAGATCCAAATCGGGGCCTGGCTGGGCCCTGAACAGCGCCTCGCAGTGCTGGCCCATGAACTCGGCCACGTGTGCCTCCACGGGCCCAACGACAAACTCGGGCAACTCTACGGGAGCGGCCTGGACCATCGCGGCCTCGCCGAAGTCGAAGCAGAATCCGTCGCCTACACCGTGCTGCGCGCCCATGGTATCGATCGCAGCGCCCAATCCGGCAGCTACCTCGCCGGATGGGCCGACCAAGTTCTAGCGGTAGAACAAACCAGCGCGGCCGGGAAAACAATCGAGAAGGGCCCGGCCAGCCGGCTTGAGATCGCCCGCTCAACCCTGGCCCGCGTGACATCAGCGTGCCGCTCCATTCTGGAAGTCACGGATCCCGACAACCTGGGCGGCAAGCCCGCGACGGCCGGCATGGCCGTCGCCTGTGAACGCGGCGACCTCACAGGGCCGATGACCGGCCGCCAAGCAACCGACCTTGCCTCAAAGATCGACGCATCGTAA
- a CDS encoding C40 family peptidase — protein MPAAALATIAKARLIQRVLGALVVVVPVGMAAMLGGTSILVAQIAGTNTPCTSALQESSSAGTTPQPASSLSSGAGSITVPGPGGIPLALDPEQQSIAATYLSVGSSLGVPAKGIQVAIMVALQESGLRMLANPAVPESLSMPHDGLGHDHDSVGSAQQRPSAGWGSVRQLMTPAYDAQAFYGGHQGPNHGSPPGLLDIPGWTSMGLGAAAQAVQASAFPELYERWAPTAAALLATASGNTSLQGCPALGPSDSAPAPAIPGNLIATRKAILHYAQEGVGGTYIWGGTAFQAWDCSGYVQWVYAQAGIRLPRTEQWRAGRSTSTPQPGDLVVQNPDGPHHWAHIGIYAGNGMMYSALNPSAGTLLHPVSWNTGSQYFTVVGKK, from the coding sequence ATGCCCGCTGCGGCCCTGGCCACCATCGCGAAAGCGCGACTGATCCAGCGGGTACTTGGCGCGCTGGTAGTGGTGGTCCCTGTGGGGATGGCCGCCATGCTCGGCGGCACCAGCATCCTCGTTGCCCAGATAGCGGGTACAAACACACCTTGCACGTCGGCACTTCAAGAATCGTCCTCCGCCGGAACCACCCCGCAACCGGCATCGTCACTGAGTAGCGGCGCTGGGAGCATTACTGTTCCGGGGCCCGGCGGCATACCACTGGCACTTGATCCTGAGCAGCAAAGCATCGCTGCCACCTACCTGTCCGTGGGATCGTCCCTTGGCGTTCCGGCAAAGGGGATCCAGGTTGCCATCATGGTCGCTCTCCAAGAATCCGGTCTCAGGATGCTGGCCAACCCTGCCGTCCCCGAATCGCTGTCCATGCCCCATGATGGCCTTGGCCACGACCATGATTCCGTAGGCTCAGCCCAACAACGACCCAGTGCCGGGTGGGGGAGCGTCCGACAACTGATGACACCGGCCTATGACGCCCAGGCCTTCTATGGCGGCCACCAGGGTCCGAACCACGGCTCACCTCCCGGTCTCCTGGACATCCCGGGCTGGACGTCGATGGGCTTGGGAGCCGCGGCCCAGGCCGTACAGGCGTCAGCATTCCCCGAACTCTACGAACGCTGGGCACCCACCGCAGCAGCCCTCCTGGCAACCGCCAGCGGAAACACCAGCCTCCAAGGCTGCCCCGCACTGGGACCTTCAGACAGCGCCCCGGCACCCGCCATCCCCGGAAACTTGATTGCAACCAGGAAGGCGATTCTCCATTACGCCCAGGAGGGCGTCGGCGGCACTTACATCTGGGGCGGCACGGCCTTCCAGGCCTGGGACTGCTCCGGCTACGTCCAATGGGTCTACGCCCAAGCCGGGATCCGGCTTCCCCGAACCGAGCAATGGCGGGCTGGCCGGTCCACCTCCACGCCCCAGCCCGGCGATCTGGTGGTCCAAAACCCCGACGGCCCCCACCACTGGGCCCACATCGGCATCTACGCGGGGAACGGCATGATGTACAGCGCCCTGAACCCGTCAGCCGGCACCCTCCTCCACCCTGTCAGCTGGAACACCGGATCACAGTACTTCACCGTCGTGGGCAAAAAATAG
- a CDS encoding type IV secretory system conjugative DNA transfer family protein: MNLVHADSTPLITTGLVCGAAFVGFSGLTEAAANVAAQWKCGRGLGGPPSPVAAVGLFTGNLAAIGQPPPGCDMGVGTVWVLLGPVLVLLLVGVIAAWLMWRSWRQSGAWLRQDILGRDGMAQRAEVVREFGRRAALKRGRITRPGLKHPHLADVSWTLGTSRGTKVHVSTEESMVIQGAPRSGKGLFVVINAILDAPGAVVTTSTRADNLAVTMKARATGGRPVTVFDPQGMSGLTSTLRWSPVRGCEDPDVAVRRALVISADSKMSGENAAWQKRAQIVLQCLLHAAALSGEGIQAFRRWSSNPTLATEALDILHGPHAALGWHSDLLGILEDDPRNTSNSWIGVSAAVAPLSSPRVLAALDPANREDEFDPQAFIRDRGTLYLIGTKSGSAAAGPYLSALIDDIDAAARDMAFTAPGGRLDPPLSLILDEIANLSPWPGLPIVLSDGGGIGISTMVVLQSLSQARSGWSIEEASTIWESAIIKVIFGGGSDERDLRDLASLLGERRHTYRTHSWSSQGRQEGEQIRDLPVIALHEIRRLPAGTALMLGRRTRPILLDLRGWHQRRDAAALGRSKIEAEDALAQGHVHQQVVEKEIRDEPV, from the coding sequence ATGAACCTCGTCCACGCAGACTCCACACCACTCATCACGACCGGCCTGGTCTGCGGGGCAGCCTTTGTCGGGTTCAGCGGCCTCACCGAGGCCGCCGCGAACGTGGCTGCCCAATGGAAATGCGGGCGCGGGCTGGGCGGCCCACCGAGCCCGGTGGCCGCCGTCGGACTTTTCACCGGGAACCTTGCCGCCATCGGCCAGCCCCCGCCAGGCTGCGACATGGGAGTCGGCACCGTCTGGGTCCTCCTCGGCCCGGTACTGGTCCTGCTCCTGGTGGGGGTCATTGCGGCCTGGCTGATGTGGCGCAGCTGGCGCCAATCCGGAGCCTGGCTGCGCCAAGACATCCTCGGTAGGGACGGCATGGCCCAACGGGCCGAAGTTGTGCGCGAGTTTGGCCGGCGGGCCGCCCTGAAACGGGGCAGGATCACCCGCCCCGGACTGAAACACCCACACCTGGCTGACGTGTCCTGGACCCTCGGCACCTCGCGAGGCACCAAGGTCCACGTCTCGACCGAAGAATCCATGGTCATCCAAGGCGCCCCACGCTCCGGGAAAGGGCTCTTTGTTGTCATCAACGCCATCCTGGACGCACCGGGAGCGGTCGTGACCACCTCCACCCGCGCCGACAACCTGGCCGTCACCATGAAAGCCCGGGCCACCGGCGGGCGACCCGTCACGGTCTTCGACCCGCAAGGCATGTCCGGACTGACGTCCACCCTGCGGTGGTCCCCGGTACGCGGCTGCGAGGATCCCGACGTGGCCGTCCGGCGGGCACTGGTCATCTCGGCGGATTCCAAAATGAGCGGCGAAAACGCCGCATGGCAGAAACGGGCACAAATAGTCCTCCAATGCCTGCTACACGCCGCAGCCCTCTCGGGAGAGGGGATCCAGGCCTTTCGGCGCTGGTCATCGAACCCCACACTGGCCACCGAGGCACTGGACATCCTGCACGGCCCGCACGCAGCGTTGGGCTGGCATTCGGACCTGCTGGGCATCCTCGAAGACGACCCCCGCAACACGTCAAATTCATGGATCGGCGTCTCCGCCGCCGTGGCACCCCTGTCCTCACCCCGGGTCCTTGCGGCCCTGGATCCGGCGAACCGTGAGGACGAATTTGATCCCCAGGCCTTCATTCGTGACCGCGGGACCCTGTACCTGATCGGCACCAAGTCCGGGTCAGCCGCGGCGGGACCGTACCTATCGGCTCTGATCGATGACATCGACGCCGCGGCCAGGGACATGGCTTTCACCGCCCCAGGAGGCAGGCTGGACCCGCCCCTGTCCCTGATCCTGGATGAAATCGCCAACCTCTCGCCCTGGCCAGGGCTGCCGATCGTGCTCTCCGACGGCGGCGGCATCGGGATCTCCACCATGGTCGTGCTCCAATCCCTCTCCCAGGCACGCTCCGGCTGGTCCATTGAGGAAGCCTCCACCATCTGGGAATCGGCCATCATCAAGGTGATCTTCGGTGGCGGCTCGGACGAGCGGGACCTTCGCGACCTGGCTTCCCTGCTGGGGGAGCGGCGCCACACTTACAGGACCCACTCCTGGTCCTCCCAAGGCCGGCAGGAAGGGGAACAGATCAGGGACCTGCCCGTCATTGCCCTGCACGAAATCCGGCGCCTGCCCGCCGGGACGGCCCTGATGCTCGGCCGACGGACCCGCCCCATCCTGCTGGACCTGCGCGGCTGGCACCAACGCCGCGACGCAGCCGCCTTGGGCCGCTCCAAGATTGAGGCCGAGGACGCCCTCGCCCAAGGCCACGTCCACCAGCAAGTCGTGGAGAAGGAGATCCGCGATGAACCTGTTTGA
- a CDS encoding single-stranded DNA-binding protein: MGTRIPVSINGNLVADPELTYGESGIAHAKLRVAVNRRFQAADGTWRDGVPVFHNVSAFRALAENVAASLKKGDPVTVAGELEFRSYEKDGAQHEARRIVAEVVGPDLRFGTSSYQRTTKANLGASVAAHGPDHTEPGVANGWGTAPAHPMSAPSVGGIPSNGIHI; the protein is encoded by the coding sequence ATGGGCACTAGAATCCCAGTCAGCATCAACGGCAACCTTGTTGCGGATCCGGAACTCACCTACGGGGAGTCTGGTATCGCCCATGCGAAGCTGCGCGTCGCCGTCAACCGGCGCTTCCAGGCGGCCGATGGCACCTGGCGCGACGGCGTCCCCGTCTTCCACAACGTCTCCGCCTTCCGTGCGCTGGCCGAAAACGTGGCAGCCTCCCTGAAGAAGGGCGACCCGGTCACCGTCGCCGGAGAACTCGAATTCAGGTCCTACGAGAAGGACGGCGCCCAGCACGAAGCCCGCCGCATCGTCGCCGAAGTCGTCGGCCCGGACCTGCGATTCGGCACGTCCTCCTACCAACGGACAACCAAGGCAAACTTAGGAGCATCCGTCGCAGCGCACGGGCCGGACCATACGGAGCCTGGGGTGGCCAACGGATGGGGGACCGCGCCGGCACACCCGATGTCAGCGCCCTCAGTTGGGGGGATACCTTCCAACGGTATACATATATGA
- a CDS encoding RNA-directed DNA polymerase, whose product MTASASFRRATTKIQLHNVFQTYVVDNTVIGRDGQLAKAIEGEWDAVASLLSRKMRDGTYEFTSYREILISKGAQSRPRVVSVATARDRIALKALAGVIVEVFPEAKTPLAQVKVGELAFELKRTKFDSFVRIDVQNFYPSISHRAIQSRLERKLRQPRLRNLITRAISTPTVSVKSPRPNFSSIIGVPQGLPISNLLAEIAMADIDLALRGNIHATYFRYVDDILLLCNGVDAKSLFEDVKARCASIGLTVHDLKDGSKSEIGRLTDSFDYLGYKFSPRGVTVRRSSIHKLETTVIRLFTSYKYESARMSSPGWADKTAESLLRRLDLVIAGCVFENVPRGWIHYFSQMDDMTLLCRLDSYVSRLVVRFGLPAIFKPKSFVRAYWHVTKPNTSTRRYIPNFDRFTRADEESLLLALYPSMQTGVLDRLSTEELHRKFGSEVRKLVQMLDRDTSQTS is encoded by the coding sequence ATGACTGCTTCCGCTTCGTTTCGACGTGCAACGACAAAGATCCAGCTACATAATGTGTTCCAGACATACGTCGTCGATAACACCGTCATCGGTCGCGATGGCCAGCTAGCAAAAGCAATAGAGGGAGAGTGGGATGCAGTGGCATCCCTTCTGAGTCGGAAGATGCGAGACGGGACGTACGAATTCACGAGCTATCGCGAGATTCTAATTTCCAAGGGAGCCCAATCCCGTCCCAGAGTGGTCTCCGTCGCGACGGCCCGGGACCGAATTGCTCTGAAAGCACTTGCAGGAGTCATCGTCGAAGTTTTCCCTGAGGCAAAAACCCCTTTAGCACAGGTAAAAGTGGGCGAACTTGCCTTTGAGCTGAAAAGAACAAAATTCGACTCATTCGTCCGAATTGACGTTCAGAACTTCTACCCTTCCATCTCACACCGTGCGATTCAGTCCCGCCTCGAGCGCAAGTTGCGGCAACCTCGCCTACGTAACCTGATCACCAGAGCCATCTCGACGCCGACAGTTTCAGTGAAGTCGCCCCGCCCCAATTTTTCTAGCATCATCGGCGTCCCCCAAGGTCTTCCGATTTCGAACCTATTGGCTGAAATTGCAATGGCCGACATCGATCTGGCGCTGCGAGGAAATATTCATGCGACTTATTTTCGGTATGTCGACGACATCTTGCTTCTCTGCAACGGAGTGGACGCTAAATCACTTTTCGAGGACGTTAAGGCTAGGTGCGCGTCTATTGGGTTGACGGTACATGACCTCAAGGACGGCTCCAAATCTGAAATTGGAAGATTAACGGACTCATTCGACTACCTTGGATACAAATTCAGCCCTAGAGGAGTGACCGTTCGGCGTTCAAGCATTCACAAGCTTGAAACCACGGTCATCCGACTCTTCACTTCCTACAAGTACGAGTCAGCCAGGATGTCGTCACCAGGATGGGCAGACAAGACGGCGGAGTCGCTTCTCCGCCGTCTTGACCTAGTCATTGCTGGTTGTGTCTTTGAGAACGTCCCACGGGGCTGGATTCATTACTTCTCTCAAATGGATGACATGACCCTCCTTTGTCGTCTCGACTCATATGTATCCCGGCTAGTCGTTAGGTTTGGCCTTCCCGCCATCTTCAAGCCCAAATCATTTGTTCGCGCTTACTGGCACGTAACAAAGCCAAACACGAGCACTCGAAGGTACATACCAAACTTTGACCGGTTCACGCGTGCGGATGAAGAAAGTTTACTGTTGGCGCTGTATCCAAGCATGCAAACTGGTGTCCTCGATCGGCTAAGCACCGAAGAGCTCCACAGGAAATTTGGGTCAGAAGTTCGGAAGCTCGTTCAAATGCTCGATCGCGACACTTCGCAGACTTCCTAA
- a CDS encoding ATP-binding protein, with protein MKTTQLAVVFIPSHESRSARRERRQLQGQAVAGRQEPFWKKMGLLAGDEEGPATTHRQQPFGRHSLKGPHRLHPAPHRASTMTFAAAYPFITESGLGHEGTYIGSDVFGSGAFSYDPWVLYDKGVISGPSIVVIGTVGTGKSMCGKSFVARSITLGRKAAVASDPKGEWVPVANAVGGKVISVGPGRATRVNPLDAGPRSQDLSNAQWQAVVRQRRRQLLVALVSLMRQGVPMHPVEHTALDMALTEAVAANETPTLPMVLEYLLNPSKETRELVGPDGGRAVAHSLRRTVSGDLEGMFDAPSTVSFDADAPMMVMDTSALIGASEQALSLAAACGATWLEAAITNPDGGKRIVVYDEGWRMLADPYMLVKMSEQWRLARTYGIANLLIMHKVADLNEIGDSTSAHRQKALGLLTEADTRIIYRQKHDSMRLTKDALGLTEAESAQVEELPKGVGLWKVGNRSFIVANQVTSDELTVFSTDHRMMP; from the coding sequence ATGAAAACCACCCAGCTGGCCGTCGTCTTCATCCCAAGCCATGAGTCCCGCAGCGCCAGGCGAGAACGCCGCCAGCTGCAGGGCCAAGCCGTCGCCGGTCGGCAGGAACCCTTCTGGAAGAAGATGGGACTGCTGGCCGGCGACGAGGAAGGACCCGCCACCACGCACCGGCAGCAGCCCTTCGGCCGACATTCCCTCAAGGGCCCGCACCGGCTCCACCCGGCCCCGCACCGGGCCTCCACCATGACCTTCGCCGCCGCGTACCCCTTCATCACCGAATCCGGGCTCGGCCACGAAGGCACCTACATCGGAAGCGATGTCTTCGGCTCCGGCGCGTTCTCCTACGATCCCTGGGTGCTCTACGACAAGGGCGTCATCAGCGGCCCCTCCATCGTGGTCATCGGCACCGTGGGAACCGGCAAATCCATGTGCGGGAAATCCTTCGTCGCCCGCTCCATCACCCTGGGGCGAAAGGCCGCCGTCGCCTCCGACCCCAAAGGCGAATGGGTCCCCGTAGCCAACGCCGTGGGCGGCAAGGTCATCTCAGTAGGCCCGGGCCGCGCCACCCGGGTCAACCCGCTCGACGCAGGTCCCCGCTCCCAGGACCTGTCCAACGCCCAATGGCAGGCCGTAGTCCGACAACGCCGCCGACAACTGCTCGTCGCCCTCGTCTCCCTCATGCGCCAGGGAGTGCCGATGCATCCCGTCGAACACACAGCCCTGGACATGGCCCTGACCGAGGCGGTTGCCGCCAACGAAACGCCTACACTGCCCATGGTCCTGGAATACCTGCTCAACCCCTCGAAGGAGACCCGGGAACTCGTCGGCCCCGACGGCGGCCGCGCCGTCGCCCACTCCCTCCGGCGCACCGTATCAGGCGACTTGGAGGGGATGTTTGACGCACCCTCCACAGTCTCCTTCGACGCCGATGCACCGATGATGGTCATGGACACCTCCGCCCTGATCGGCGCCTCCGAACAGGCACTCTCCCTGGCCGCCGCCTGCGGGGCCACCTGGCTGGAAGCTGCCATCACCAACCCCGACGGCGGCAAACGCATCGTGGTCTATGACGAGGGATGGCGCATGCTCGCCGACCCGTACATGCTGGTCAAGATGAGCGAACAGTGGCGGCTCGCCCGCACCTACGGCATCGCCAACCTGCTGATCATGCACAAGGTCGCGGACCTGAACGAGATCGGCGACAGCACCAGCGCCCACCGCCAAAAAGCACTCGGCCTGCTCACCGAGGCAGACACCCGCATCATCTACCGCCAAAAACACGACTCCATGCGCCTGACCAAAGACGCCCTCGGCCTGACGGAGGCCGAATCCGCACAGGTCGAGGAACTCCCCAAAGGGGTCGGCCTGTGGAAGGTCGGCAACCGATCCTTCATCGTCGCCAACCAAGTCACCAGCGACGAACTCACCGTCTTCAGCACCGACCACAGGATGATGCCATGA